A segment of the Deinococcus roseus genome:
TCCACCGTCCGAAAAAATAAATACGCCTATCTTATCATTTTCTGGCGTTAGCTTTTTTAGCATTGGATCTACACCCATGTTATCAAAATTACCACCATCATTCACCCATGCATCGGAAAGTCCTTTAATAATGATGCGTCGCTTTTGCTTTCCTACTCCCGGATCAAATGTTAATCTATCATCCAAGTCTGGCGTTTTACGGAATTGCCATAAAGGAATCGTTCTAAAGTGTGTAAATCCTACATTTCTAGGAGTAAATACTGGAGGAAAGCAAGCCGATAATCCAATGGCAAATGATAGATTTCGATCGATATCTTTTATTGAATAGGTTGGACCAAATGTATCCTTGGCTGAAAATGCAAGATAAGTCCCAAGATTTAAGTGTGTTGTACAAAAAATAAAATTAATATCAGTATAATCTGCAATTTTTTTCAGCGTAAAATCCTTATCTTTTAAGATTTGGCGTCTAATTTCATACATTAATGCCATGCTCTGCCACTGAGAGATTAATATCGATAACCCGAAATAGACAAAGATAGCGCCAACAGTGACTAGAGTAGTAAGGCCAAGCGAACCAAATACACTTCCATATAAAACATTCAAATCCCAGGCAATTTTTTCACCTACAATACCGGACTTCTCTAACATTTTTATCCAAAATACGGGAAATATAGAGTTTGCAATAAATAATATTTTAATTATTTCGCAACTCACACCAAAAAATCCCGCCCACTTCTTATTTTTAATATTTACACTTAGGGCAAAGAGCAAAAAGATAGTAAAAATATAGATAGCGAATATAGTATAGAAATCAGATTTTTCATATGGTATACTGTCAATCTTTAAAACAATAAACTTTAAAGCAAGAAAGTTGTAGGCAATTATACATCCCACCTGAACAAATTGCTTCAACCATGCATTATGGTTGAGAAAAGCAAATAAATAGGTCACCATGAATCCAGTTATCCAATACCGATTTTCCATAATGAGATGTTTACTCACGTAGGACAGTGGATCAATCAACTGCTTCGACCACTGATTGACAAAAATCCATAACGCACCAAGCAACAAACAAAGATTGAGCATTAGAGGGAGCAAGGCCAAAGTGCGTATATCTTTGTATTTTGCCGCATTTACAGCTTCTTTTTTTACAGCGTCAACAATGTCTTCAGTGATACGCGCTGAAGGGCTTTGAACATCACTCAGATGTTTCAAAAGTAAACCAGACAGGATGCCACCACCGGAGACACTTGAAACCAAATTGATGTTTTTCAGCAACCCATGATCCCTCAAGCTCAGCAGCATTCCTAGGTGGAACAACATTGCACGGTATCCACCTCCAGAAATAGCCAAATAGATTGGTTGTCCACTCCCTTGATTATGAATATCCTCGGGTAGCTCATGCCTATCTAAGATTATAGGTTCGTTTGGGGCGGATGTTTGGGTCATTTTTTGCTCCTTTACGGTGGATGTGGAAGCAGTTATACGGCAGGGAACACAATATGTCATTGCAAGCAAATGCATGCACAGAAGCAAGAATGCTTCTGTGCATGTGCCGCATACCACATTATTTCTGAATCACCATCAATACCAAAGCAGGGATTACCCCTATTGACAAAGAACCTGACCCTTCAATTAAGCATACAAGAGTGGTTTCAGATCA
Coding sequences within it:
- a CDS encoding patatin-like phospholipase family protein, with the translated sequence MTQTSAPNEPIILDRHELPEDIHNQGSGQPIYLAISGGGYRAMLFHLGMLLSLRDHGLLKNINLVSSVSGGGILSGLLLKHLSDVQSPSARITEDIVDAVKKEAVNAAKYKDIRTLALLPLMLNLCLLLGALWIFVNQWSKQLIDPLSYVSKHLIMENRYWITGFMVTYLFAFLNHNAWLKQFVQVGCIIAYNFLALKFIVLKIDSIPYEKSDFYTIFAIYIFTIFLLFALSVNIKNKKWAGFFGVSCEIIKILFIANSIFPVFWIKMLEKSGIVGEKIAWDLNVLYGSVFGSLGLTTLVTVGAIFVYFGLSILISQWQSMALMYEIRRQILKDKDFTLKKIADYTDINFIFCTTHLNLGTYLAFSAKDTFGPTYSIKDIDRNLSFAIGLSACFPPVFTPRNVGFTHFRTIPLWQFRKTPDLDDRLTFDPGVGKQKRRIIIKGLSDAWVNDGGNFDNMGVDPMLKKLTPENDKIGVFIFSDGGGSGVFDGGISRLFIFADYFSLIYNEQRRLRVTMIQSFISKYTGIYVGIGEALREEKEILQPTVNFQGIPGFPSENIYNQSLVQQIAGIKTDFARFTDSEIQSLICHGYTMTTYKLRKRFNIRNVDGSPCTPVPMGFDECYGNSKLKLSRWQ